A region of Thermus oshimai DSM 12092 DNA encodes the following proteins:
- a CDS encoding type 1 glutamine amidotransferase domain-containing protein, with protein sequence MEPIGILLADLFDEREFIYPYYRVLEAGYTPLVIGPEERTYQAKSGFAWKAEVAAEKAPPLSGLLIPGGFAPDYLRRSPGVLALVRRVAEEGKPLGAICHAGWVLISAGLVRGKRVTGFFSIRADLENAGGLYQEEGVVVDGALVTAQGPKDLPGFMRAFLGLLR encoded by the coding sequence GTGGAGCCCATCGGGATTCTCCTGGCGGACCTTTTTGACGAACGGGAGTTCATCTACCCCTACTACCGGGTCCTCGAGGCCGGGTACACCCCCCTGGTCATCGGACCCGAGGAGCGGACCTACCAGGCCAAGTCGGGCTTCGCCTGGAAGGCGGAGGTGGCCGCGGAAAAGGCCCCGCCCCTTTCCGGCCTTCTCATCCCCGGGGGGTTCGCCCCCGACTACCTGCGCCGAAGCCCGGGGGTCCTGGCCCTGGTGCGGCGGGTGGCGGAGGAGGGAAAGCCCCTGGGGGCCATCTGCCACGCGGGCTGGGTGCTCATCAGCGCGGGGCTCGTGCGGGGGAAGAGGGTCACGGGGTTTTTCTCCATCCGGGCGGACCTGGAAAACGCCGGGGGGCTTTACCAGGAAGAGGGGGTGGTGGTGGACGGCGCCCTGGTCACCGCCCAGGGGCCCAAGGACCTCCCCGGCTTCATGCGGGCCTTCCTGGGGCTTCTAAGGTGA
- a CDS encoding NUDIX hydrolase encodes MAVPLLGTHLLLTRRSPHLPTHAGQVAFPGGVVEAGEGVVEAALREAEEEVGLRGVEPLGFLSPTLSPQGFLVQPVVVYREDLPPLRPNPKEVAELLLAPLEELLLIRPWSEERLGRRVWHYPWRGVDIWGVTGNILREFLEVWRGAHRDSPGGPF; translated from the coding sequence GTGGCCGTGCCCCTTTTGGGGACGCACCTCCTCCTCACCCGACGGAGCCCCCACCTCCCCACCCACGCGGGGCAGGTGGCCTTCCCCGGGGGGGTGGTGGAGGCCGGGGAAGGGGTGGTGGAGGCCGCCCTAAGGGAGGCGGAGGAGGAGGTGGGGCTTAGGGGGGTGGAGCCTTTGGGCTTCCTCTCCCCCACCCTCTCCCCCCAGGGCTTCCTGGTCCAGCCGGTGGTGGTCTACCGGGAGGACCTCCCTCCCCTCCGCCCAAACCCCAAGGAGGTGGCCGAGCTCCTCCTCGCCCCCCTGGAGGAACTCCTCCTGATCAGGCCCTGGAGCGAGGAGCGGCTTGGGCGCAGGGTCTGGCACTACCCCTGGCGGGGGGTGGACATCTGGGGGGTGACGGGGAATATCCTGAGGGAGTTCCTGGAGGTGTGGCGTGGAGCCCATCGGGATTCTCCTGGCGGACCTTTTTGA
- a CDS encoding MazG family protein, producing the protein MGGMERLLEVMRRLRGPGGCPWDRVQTHESLVPYLLEEAAEAADALLSGDSEAMAEELGDVLLQVAFHSVIAEEEGRFTYSDVEKAIVEKLIRRHPHVFGEGEAKTAEEVKARWEDLKAQEGKREDPCGLPKGLPTLLRAYELQKKGVDPGSEEGLKRALEAGDLEEALWNLVGLFAKKGLDPESALRRRSLRACRS; encoded by the coding sequence ATGGGGGGCATGGAACGCCTGCTTGAGGTGATGCGCCGCCTAAGAGGCCCCGGAGGGTGCCCCTGGGACCGGGTCCAGACCCACGAAAGCCTGGTCCCCTACCTCCTGGAGGAGGCCGCGGAGGCCGCGGACGCCCTCCTTTCGGGGGATTCCGAGGCCATGGCGGAGGAGCTCGGGGATGTCCTCCTCCAGGTGGCCTTCCACAGCGTCATCGCCGAGGAGGAGGGCCGCTTCACCTACAGCGACGTGGAAAAGGCCATCGTGGAAAAGCTCATCCGCCGGCACCCCCACGTCTTCGGGGAAGGGGAGGCGAAGACGGCGGAGGAGGTGAAGGCCCGCTGGGAGGACCTGAAGGCCCAGGAGGGCAAGCGGGAGGACCCCTGCGGCCTGCCCAAGGGCCTGCCCACCCTCCTTAGGGCCTACGAGCTCCAGAAAAAGGGCGTGGACCCAGGCTCGGAGGAGGGGCTGAAAAGGGCCCTGGAAGCGGGCGACCTGGAGGAAGCGCTTTGGAACCTGGTGGGGCTTTTCGCCAAGAAGGGCCTGGACCCCGAGAGCGCCTTAAGGCGGCGCTCCCTCAGGGCCTGCCGGAGCTAG
- a CDS encoding copper chaperone PCu(A)C codes for MRRLVLLMPFVLLALAQVEVLPGWVRLLSPTAKTTAAYLTLVNRGDKPLRLLGAETPVAERVSLHETYHLQREGQTVMGMRPVPHLDLPPGGRVELKPGGYHLMLEGLKRPLEAGEKVELTLVFQGGLRVKVLLPVEMR; via the coding sequence ATGCGGCGCCTGGTCTTGCTGATGCCCTTTGTGCTGTTGGCCTTGGCCCAGGTGGAGGTCCTGCCCGGCTGGGTCCGGCTCCTTTCCCCCACGGCCAAGACCACCGCGGCCTACCTCACCCTGGTGAACCGGGGGGATAAGCCCCTCCGCCTCCTCGGGGCGGAAACCCCGGTGGCCGAGCGGGTTTCCCTGCACGAGACCTACCACCTCCAGCGGGAAGGGCAGACGGTGATGGGCATGCGCCCCGTTCCCCACCTGGACCTGCCCCCCGGGGGGCGGGTGGAGCTCAAGCCCGGGGGGTACCACCTCATGTTGGAGGGCCTGAAGCGCCCCCTGGAGGCGGGGGAGAAGGTGGAGCTCACCCTGGTCTTCCAGGGGGGGCTTAGGGTCAAGGTCTTGCTCCCTGTGGAGATGCGATGA
- a CDS encoding SCO family protein yields MKRVLPFLIVAGLLLLGYLLLPKGGHAFHGTRLLNPKPVDFVLEGPEGPVRLSELGDKLVLLFFGYVHCPDVCPTTMLALKRAYEGLSPGEQERVQVIFVSVDPKRDSPQVADQYAKAFNPRFLGLSGSEEAVRQTAQTFGVYYQISQYRSPEDYLVDHTATTFVVQGGKLVLLFSPDKVEETDKVVADLKALL; encoded by the coding sequence ATGAAGCGGGTCTTGCCTTTCCTCATCGTGGCCGGGCTTCTCCTCCTGGGGTACCTCCTCCTTCCCAAAGGGGGCCACGCGTTCCACGGCACCCGGCTCCTCAACCCCAAGCCCGTGGACTTCGTCCTGGAGGGGCCGGAAGGCCCGGTGCGCCTTTCCGAGCTTGGGGACAAGCTGGTCCTCCTCTTCTTCGGCTACGTCCACTGCCCCGACGTCTGCCCCACCACCATGCTGGCCCTGAAGCGGGCCTATGAGGGGCTTTCCCCAGGGGAACAGGAAAGGGTACAGGTGATCTTCGTCAGCGTGGACCCCAAGAGGGATTCTCCCCAGGTGGCCGACCAGTACGCCAAGGCCTTTAACCCCCGTTTCCTGGGGCTTTCCGGTAGCGAGGAGGCCGTGCGCCAGACCGCTCAGACCTTTGGGGTCTACTACCAGATAAGCCAGTACCGCTCCCCGGAGGACTACCTGGTGGACCACACGGCCACCACCTTTGTGGTCCAGGGCGGGAAGCTCGTCCTCCTCTTCAGCCCCGACAAGGTGGAGGAGACGGACAAGGTGGTGGCCGATCTCAAGGCGCTCCTTTAG
- a CDS encoding ZIP family metal transporter codes for MDPILYALLGGLFTWGLTAVGAASVFLTKEPSRKLLDGMLGFTAGVMLAASVFSLLLPGMEAAEAQGMNPLVPAILGFLLGGGLIRLLDAVLPHLHLGEPREAAEGPKTPWRRTTLLILAITLHNFPEGLAVGVAFGAVGADPTGAATLGGAIALALGIGIQNVPEGLAVAWPLRRAGVSPGVAWFYGQLSALLEPLAALLGAALVAHMMALLPYFMALAAGAMVYVIVEEVIPESQKESGDISTLGAMLGFAVMMALDVALG; via the coding sequence ATGGACCCGATCCTCTACGCCCTCCTCGGGGGGCTCTTCACCTGGGGCCTCACCGCGGTGGGGGCGGCCAGCGTCTTCCTCACCAAGGAGCCCAGCCGCAAGCTCCTGGACGGGATGCTGGGCTTTACCGCTGGGGTGATGCTGGCGGCCAGCGTCTTCTCCCTCCTCCTCCCCGGCATGGAGGCCGCGGAGGCCCAGGGGATGAACCCCCTGGTGCCCGCCATCCTGGGCTTCCTCCTGGGGGGCGGGCTGATCCGGCTTCTGGACGCGGTCTTGCCCCACCTCCACCTGGGCGAGCCCCGGGAGGCCGCGGAGGGCCCCAAGACCCCCTGGCGGCGCACCACCCTGCTCATCCTGGCCATCACCCTGCACAACTTCCCCGAGGGCCTGGCGGTGGGGGTGGCCTTCGGGGCCGTGGGGGCCGACCCCACGGGGGCGGCCACCCTGGGCGGGGCCATCGCCCTGGCCCTGGGGATCGGCATCCAAAACGTCCCCGAGGGCCTGGCGGTGGCCTGGCCCCTGAGGCGGGCCGGGGTGAGCCCGGGGGTGGCCTGGTTTTACGGCCAGCTTTCCGCCCTTCTAGAGCCCCTGGCCGCCCTCCTGGGGGCCGCCCTGGTGGCCCACATGATGGCCCTCCTCCCCTACTTCATGGCCCTGGCCGCGGGGGCCATGGTCTACGTTATCGTGGAGGAGGTCATCCCGGAAAGCCAGAAGGAAAGCGGGGACATCTCCACCTTGGGGGCCATGCTGGGCTTCGCCGTCATGATGGCCCTGGACGTGGCCCTGGGCTAA